A single region of the Legionella oakridgensis ATCC 33761 = DSM 21215 genome encodes:
- a CDS encoding cell division protein FtsQ/DivIB, whose protein sequence is MEWIGWDKAKLRFMCLLGLLIACALLLSGRLIYLFLADAHRFPINTVKIVATYQHITRKQLEEVLTKYLNASFFSLPVKQLHTDLSTLAWTKQVSVVRIWPDTLKITLTEKTPVAIWNDSFLTNDGELFQHEFDQNSVELPRLSGPENQQRDVLQIYQKLSKILSKYGLRATSLQLSNNQAWELSLENGVQLRLGKRDMERRLQRFCSAYPALFADKPEQLSSVDLRYARGMAVQWKQQTGR, encoded by the coding sequence ATGGAATGGATAGGATGGGATAAGGCAAAATTACGTTTTATGTGTCTTTTGGGATTACTCATCGCTTGTGCATTATTATTATCGGGACGCTTGATTTATTTATTCCTGGCAGATGCTCATCGGTTTCCAATCAATACGGTTAAAATTGTGGCCACCTATCAACACATCACGCGCAAGCAGCTCGAGGAAGTGTTGACCAAATATCTCAATGCCAGTTTTTTTTCATTGCCAGTCAAACAATTACACACCGATTTGAGTACATTGGCATGGACAAAACAAGTGAGTGTTGTACGAATTTGGCCTGATACTCTTAAAATTACATTAACTGAAAAAACGCCTGTTGCCATATGGAATGATTCTTTTTTAACAAATGATGGCGAATTATTTCAGCATGAATTTGATCAAAATAGTGTGGAGCTTCCCCGATTATCTGGCCCTGAGAATCAGCAACGAGATGTCTTACAAATTTATCAAAAATTGAGTAAGATATTATCAAAATATGGCTTACGGGCTACTTCATTGCAATTAAGTAATAACCAAGCTTGGGAGCTTTCCTTGGAAAACGGTGTGCAGCTGCGTTTGGGGAAGCGAGATATGGAGCGGCGCCTGCAACGTTTTTGTAGTGCCTATCCTGCATTGTTTGCGGATAAACCCGAGCAGCTGTCTAGTGTTGATTTGCGTTATGCGCGTGGGATGGCGGTGCAATGGAAACAACAAACGGGAAGATAA